In Methanobrevibacter oralis, the sequence AAAGTCTTGTATAAATATGTCCTTCTTCTTCAAGTGCATATAATTTTTTAGCTTGTTCTGCACTTTTAAAAGCATAAGAACTAGTATGATAAATAGGAGTAGCTCTAGCACCAGTAACAGGATCAGCTTCTTCTTCGCCTGCATGAACTTCTAAGGTTCTTTGGCCGTATTTGTGTTTTTTTTCCATAAAATTTCACCTAATTAGATATTGTTTAATAAAATATTTATAAGTAATTTTTTAAATTATTATTGATGAGTTCTATAGTAGGTCTTTTGGGAAATTTTAAAGGTAATGACATTGTTAAAATGTTAAAGGTGTCTAAATTTAGAGGTTTTGATGCTTCTGGAATTTTTTTAGACGATATTAAATTAAATATTGATTTGGACAAATTTAATAATGATAGTAATTATTCAATCGGATTAGGCCACAATTTACTTTCAATTCATGATTCTGAAGATAAAATGTCAAAAACTCAACCAATAGCTAAAGATAATTTGGTTTTAGTTTTTGACGGTGTTTTATATAATTTTAAAACTATAAAAAATTTCTTAAATAAAGTTGGAATTGAAGATGAAATAAATTCCGATGGTGAAGCTTTATTATATTTAATTGATTTTTATAATAAGTCCAATTTAGTTAAAGCAATTAAATCTGCTGTCCATTTAATAGATGGAGATTATTCATTTGCTATTTGGGATGGTAAAAATTTAGCTATTACAAGAGATCCATTAGGTGTTAAACCGTTGTTTTATTCAGTAACTAATGATTTATGTGGATTTGCATCTTCAAAAGACTCGCTGAAAATTCTTGGATTTGAAGATATTAAAACATTAAAACCCCAACATATTCTTTATAACTGGAATGATATAGCTCCAGCACAAACGATTCATGAAAAGGTTCTTGAAGGTGATGTATCTAAAATAGACAAGCTATTAAAATTAAGTGTTATTAAAAGAGTTGAAGGATTGATTGAGGTTGGTGTAATATTTTCGGGTGGTGTTGACAGTTCGTTTTTAGCATTACTTTTAAGTGAAATTGCAAAAAATACAAACTTAAGAATAACATTATATGCAGTAGGCATTGAAGGCTCAAAAGATATAGAAGCAGCAAAATATGCTGCAAATCAACTTAATTTACCTTTAAAAATAAAGATAGTTACAGAAAAAATCATTCGAGATAATTTGGCTAGTGTTGTAAAAGCTATTGGAGATGATAGCTTAATGAAAATTGGCGTTGGAATGACAACATACCTTGCAACTTCAATGATAAAAGAAGATGGAATAAAAGTAGCTATTTCAGGTCAAGGAGCAGATGAATTATTTGGAGGATATAAAAGATATCTTAAAAGCTTTTCTGAGGGTAATTTAAATTTAGAGTTAAGAGAAGACATAGCTAATATGTATCATGTTAATTTAGAGCGAGATGATGTATGTTCTATGTTAAATGGAGTGGAGTTACGTTTACCTTTCTTAGATAA encodes:
- a CDS encoding DUF7411 family protein, whose protein sequence is MSSIVGLLGNFKGNDIVKMLKVSKFRGFDASGIFLDDIKLNIDLDKFNNDSNYSIGLGHNLLSIHDSEDKMSKTQPIAKDNLVLVFDGVLYNFKTIKNFLNKVGIEDEINSDGEALLYLIDFYNKSNLVKAIKSAVHLIDGDYSFAIWDGKNLAITRDPLGVKPLFYSVTNDLCGFASSKDSLKILGFEDIKTLKPQHILYNWNDIAPAQTIHEKVLEGDVSKIDKLLKLSVIKRVEGLIEVGVIFSGGVDSSFLALLLSEIAKNTNLRITLYAVGIEGSKDIEAAKYAANQLNLPLKIKIVTEKIIRDNLASVVKAIGDDSLMKIGVGMTTYLATSMIKEDGIKVAISGQGADELFGGYKRYLKSFSEGNLNLELREDIANMYHVNLERDDVCSMLNGVELRLPFLDKNLVELVLNIEDNKKIVSTDDNLRKSFLRKLAFEEGLDYKIAYRPKKAAQYGTGIDKILRKKVLKDTDIASFLD